In Musa acuminata AAA Group cultivar baxijiao chromosome BXJ2-10, Cavendish_Baxijiao_AAA, whole genome shotgun sequence, a genomic segment contains:
- the LOC104000191 gene encoding uncharacterized protein LOC104000191, with protein sequence MSGANNSVETVNAAAAAIVSAESRVQQVTVPRRRWTAWLSVYWCFGSHRNGKRIGHAVLVPEPAFPMSDTPAVQNPNHPPEVRLPFVAPPSSPASFLPSPSTMQSPAGSLSLSALSPSSYSPSGPASIFAIGPYANETQLVSPPVFSTFTTEPSTAPLTPPPEPLHLTTPSSPEVPFAKLLTSSLDANCKKSEAYEFPYYQLHPGSPIGRLISPSSACSGTSSPFPDPEYHSAVDVSFQSFPVCEPPKIFSAEEIAARKLLPQHARNGGSLLDGQISAAASFVDSAIVPKNNEHIMDHRVSFELTAEEVTRCLERKVAISGEGSSETLTARNDRALPTSEPDNSQSVGIDDTYTDLPEQVQPSVTLPSVKEFKFDNSDGVPSEHSVGSDWWANEKVAGTATEHRKNWAFIPMIQPGVS encoded by the exons ATGAGCGGAGCTAATAATAGCGTGGAGACGGTGAATGCGGCGGCGGCCGCGATTGTCTCTGCAGAGAGTCGAGTCCAGCAAGTTACCGTTCCG AGAAGAAGATGGACTGCCTGGTTAAGCGTGTACTGGTGCTTTGGGTCTCATAGGAATGGAAAGCGCATCGGCCATGCAGTCCTTGTACCTGAACCTGCATTTCCTATGTCGGATACCCCTGCAGTTCAAAATCCAAACCATCCACCAGAAGTGAGGCTTCCATTTGTTGCACCTCCTTCCTCTCCAGCTTCCTTTTTGCCATCCCCATCTACCATGCAATCACCAGCTGGTTCTCTTTCGCTCTCTGCACTTTCACCAAGTTCTTATTCTCCCAGTGGTCCAGCTTCCATCTTTGCGATTGGGCCCTATGCAAATGAGACTCAATTAGTTTCACCCCCTGTTTTTTCCACCTTCACAACTGAACCTTCCACTGCTCCTCTTACACCCCCACCAGAACCTTTGCATCTCACAACACCTTCATCTCCTGAGGTGCCATTTGCCAAATTGCTGACTTCTTCCCTTGACGCAAATTGCAAGAAGAGTGAGGCCTATGAGTTCCCATACTACCAGCTTCATCCTGGAAGCCCAATAGGTCGCCTCATATCGCCAAGTTCGGCATGTTCGGGTACATCTTCACCTTTCCCTGATCCTGAATACCATTCTGCTGTTGATGTCTCCTTCCAATCATTTCCTGTTTGTGAACCACCAAAAATCTTCAGTGCTGAAGAGATTGCCGCTCGAAAACTTTTACCCCAGCATGCTCGAAATGGTGGATCACTTTTGGATGGCCAAATATCAGCAGCTGCATCATTTGTGGACTCTGCTATCGTGCCTAAGAATAATGAACACATAATGGATCACAGAGTATCATTTGAATTAACTGCCGAAGAAGTTACACGCTGTTTGGAAAGGAAGGTAGCAATCTCAGGTGAAGGTAGCTCAGAAACATTGACTGCAAGAAATGACAGAGCTCTACCGACTAGTGAACCAGATAACAGTCAGAGTGTTGGCATTGATGATACCTACACCGACTTGCCGGAGCAAGTACAACCTTCTGTTACCCTCCCTTCAGTTAAAGAATTCAAATTCGATAATTCGGATGGGGTTCCTTCAGAGCATAGTGTTGGTTCAGACTGGTGGGCCAATGAGAAGGTCGCTGGTACAGCAACTGAGCATAGGAAGAATTGGGCTTTTATTCCAATGATACAGCCAGGAGTAAGCTGA
- the LOC135624485 gene encoding zinc finger protein ZAT5-like, protein MSSEEKKSNTDLAEEAMDYGNRSSNSDQFTTASPVVKGKRTKRQRPAAAAPASSISSAELSSSTTEEEEDMANCLILLSRGRALDADPPGTQAAAEETAMATTGKAAPDVYQCKTCNKCFPSFQALGGHRTSHKKPKAEEDRVQISTSSSTSKPAPTPSATNTGAGAGSNKPRVHECSICGSEFPSGQALGGHMRRHRPITPAEPPEAKKEKHVLSLDLNLPAPPDDDREEPPRPTSSAMPFPFELQQPLVFSASALVDCHY, encoded by the coding sequence ATGTcttcagaagagaagaaaagcaaCACGGATTTGGCCGAGGAAGCCATGGATTACGGCAACCGCAGCAGCAACAGTGACCAGTTCACCACCGCCTCCCCGGTCGTCAAAGGCAAGAGGACGAAGCGGCAGAGGCCAGCCGCGGCCGCCCCGGCCTCGTCGATCTCGTCGGCCGAGCTCTCCAGCAGCACCACCGAGGAAGAGGAGGACATGGCCAATTGCCTCATCCTCCTCTCTCGGGGTCGTGCCTTGGATGCCGATCCACCAGGGACCCAAGCAGCAGCGGAGGAAACCGCCATGGCGACCACCGGGAAGGCCGCGCCTGATGTCTACCAGTGCAAGACCTGCAACAAATGCTTCCCTTCCTTCCAGGCTCTCGGCGGGCATCGCACGAGCCACAAGAAGCCAAAGGCAGAAGAGGATCGTGTGCAGATCAGCACGAGTTCCTCGACCTCAAAGCCGGCTCCGACGCCGAGCGCCACCAACACCGGCGCCGGTGCGGGCAGCAACAAGCCGAGGGTGCACGAGTGCTCGATATGCGGGTCCGAGTTCCCGTCCGGGCAGGCCCTCGGCGGCCACATGCGGCGTCACCGTCCGATAACGCCCGCAGAGCCACCGGAAGCGAAGAAGGAGAAGCACGTCCTCTCGCTGGATCTTAACCTCCCCGCACCACCAGACGACGACCGCGAGGAGCCGCCGCGGCCCACCTCGTCCGCCATGCCCTTCCCCTTCGAGCTCCAGCAGCCGCTTGTATTCTCGGCATCGGCTTTGGTGGATTGCCATTACTAA
- the LOC104000193 gene encoding superoxide dismutase [Cu-Zn], chloroplastic: MAEAVVGEEEGRYKHSLVSLAHAQCLICTPLPRCRVVGLRSMQAILAAAMAAHTVLLSASSPAFVFPGFSSASPARPFHSAIVGQPLRPASSTAKLVATAAKAKPLVVVAAAKKAVAVLKGNSSVEGVVTLVQEDNGPTTVKVRVTGLTPGLHGFHLHEFGDTTNGCISTGAHFNPKKMTHGAPKDEIRHAGDLGNIVANADGVAEATIVDNQIPLYGPNSVVGRAFVVHELEDDLGKGGHELSLTTGNAGGRLACGVVGLTPVE; encoded by the exons ATGGCAGAAGCCGTGGTTGGTGAGGAAGAGGGGCGGTACAAACATAGTCTTGTATCTCTCGCACACGCGCAGTGCCTTATCTGTACGCCGCTCCCTCGGTGTCGCGTCGTTGGGCTTCGGTCGATGCAAGCGATACTCGCCGCAGCCATGGCCGCCCACACCGTCCTGCTTTCCGCATCCTCCCCCGCCTTCGTCTTCCCCGGCTTCTCCTCGGCTTCCCCTGCGCGCCCTTTCCACTCCGCCATCGTCGGGCAGCCCCTCCGCCCCGCCTCTTCCACCGCCAAGCTCGTCGCCACCGCCGCCAAGGCGAAGCccctcgtcgtcgtcgccgccgccaaGAAGGCCGTCGCCGTCCTCAAGGGCAACTCCAGCGTCGAGGGCGTCGTCACCCTCGTCCAGGAAGACAATG GTCCTACAACAGTGAAAGTTCGTGTTACTGGACTCACACCTGGACTTCATGGTTTCCATCTA CACGAGTTTGGTGACACAACAAATGGTTGCATATCGACAG GGGCTCACTTCAACCCTAAGAAAATGACACATGGTGCTCCTAAAGATGAAATCCGTCATGCGGGTGACCTGGGAAACATAGTTGCTAACGCTGATG GAGTAGCTGAGGCAACAATAGTGGACAACCAG ATACCATTGTATGGGCCAAATTCTGTCGTTGGCAGGGCCTTTGTGGTTCATGAACTAGAGGATGATCTAGGAAAAG GCGGTCATGAACTCAGCCTTACCACTGGAAATGCTGGAGGAAGATTGGCATGCG GTGTCGTAGGTCTGACTCCAGTTGAGTAA
- the LOC135624486 gene encoding protein SOSEKI 3-like isoform X4 has translation MRRYARAISPERTKVWAEPPPKHHHSHSQQQGRKVPVVYYLCRNRHLDQPHSIEVPLCSPEGLYLRDVVDRLNVQRGKGMAAMYSWSCKRSYKNGFVWQDLSEDDLILPVQGTEYVLKGSELLDRTPPDRDNHSVSNVKTQNPKHRPQETPICYKGQEASCSSSSKAVVINEAKLPTPSPTQPPPPSIQEDELSPSTRGSGSSKNFSPEPGGRTGPSLVTVSPKPSDYRICKPFQAQDASTQTDTEEKRRKEGSNTRIIGVSTDDRLPEIQHSESQNEQTMCLNQEPEIVKVESSPRPPTFASVPSSSCGKTNTLESLIREEANKRNNLRNMEAEDVFLPTGPKSKATNMLIHLITCGSISVKDRYSFGFVPAYRPRFGDNKFTSPMFANSIVLDGIDCLPESQRDIVASLTKKEVRSRSMLRTKRNCNMPYWRRDKEKTVDSAQSKCLPRNLKITSCKHSRAHQNESMMSPRLDIRKSSAGPDICNSSPLSSSNGGSKRTIDSSSIKGSSMRLESFRELKDKMIKIEERLTSGARIIIESRYKCDDSEDSSD, from the exons ATGAGGAGATATGCGCGGGCAATTAGCCCCGAGAGAACCAAGGTGTGGGCTGAACCGCCTCCGAAGCACCACCATTCgcattcgcagcagcaagggagAAAGGTTCCGGTAGTGTATTACCTCTGCAGGAATCGCCACCTCGACCAACCGCACTCCATCGAGGTCCCGCTCTGCTCCCCCGAGGGGCTCTACCTCAGAG ATGTGGTCGACAGGCTCAATGTGCAGCGAGGGAAGGGGATGGCGGCCATGTATTCCTGGTCTTGCAAGAG GAGTTACAAGAATGGATTCGTGTGGCAGGATCTTTCCGAGGACGATTTGATCCTGCCGGTACAGGGCACCGAGTATGTGCTCAAGGGTTCGGAGCTCCTGGATCGAACCCCTCCAG ATCGGGACAATCACAGTGTGAGCAATGTAAAGACTCAGAATCCGAAACATCGTCCACAAGAGACGCCAATTTGTTATAAAGGACAAGAAGCTTCCTGTTCTTCATCTTCGAAAGCGGTTGTAATTAACGAAGCAAAGCTTCCCACACCATCGCCGACACAACCACCACCTCCTTCTATACAAGAAGATGAGCTATCACCCTCGACTCGTGGATCTGGCTCCTCCAAAAACTTCTCGCCAGAGCCTGGTGGTAGAACTGGCCCATCGTTGGTCACGGTCTCCCCAAAGCCATCAGACTACAGGATCTGCAAGCCCTTTCAAGCTCAGGATGCTTCAACTCAAACCGATACTGAAGAGAAAAGGAGGAAAGAGGGATCAAACACCAGGATTATCGGTGTCTCGACTGATGATAGGCTTCCAGAAATTCAGCACAGTGAGAGCCAAAATGAACAGACGATGTGTTTGAATCAAGAGCCTGAGATCGTTAAAGTAGAGAGTTCACCACGACCACCAACATTTGCAAGTGTTCCCTCTTCTTCTTGTGGAAAGACGAATACCCTGGAATCCTTGATAAGAGAAGAAGCAAATAAAAGGAACAACTTAAGGAATATGGAGGCCGAGGATGTCTTCCTCCCGACTGGGCCAAAATCGAAAGCCACAAATATGCTCATCCACCTGATTACTTGTGGTTCCATCTCTGTGAAAGACCGCTACAGCTTCGGATTTGTGCCAGCTTATAGGCCAAGGTTCGGTGATAACAAGTTCACCTCACCAATGTTTGCCAACTCAATTGTTCTGGATGGCATCGACTGCTTGCCAGAGAGCCAGAGAGATATTGTTGCAAGTCTGACAAAGAAGGAAGTTCGTAGCAGGAGCATGCTTCGAACAAAAAG GAACTGCAACATGCCTTATTGGAGAAGGGACAAAGAGAAGACAGTGGATTCAGCCCAATCAAAATGTCTCCCTAGGAATCTCAAAATTACTTCCTGCAAGCATTCCAGGGCTCACCAGAATGAATCAATGATGTCCCCGAGATTGGATATAAGGAAGTCTTCAGCCGGGCCAGATATTTGCAATTCCTCACCACTCAGTTCATCAAATGGTGGAAGTAAAAGGACAATAGATAGTTCCTCAATCAAGGGATCATCCATGAGGTTAGAATCTTTTAGAGAATTAAAGGACAAGATGATCAAGATCGAAGAA AGGCTTACTTCTGGAGCCCGGATTATAATCGAATCTAGATATAAATGTGATGATAGTGAAGATAGCTCTGATTGA
- the LOC135624486 gene encoding protein SOSEKI 3-like isoform X2 has product MRRYARAISPERTKVWAEPPPKHHHSHSQQQGRKVPVVYYLCRNRHLDQPHSIEVPLCSPEGLYLRDVVDRLNVQRGKGMAAMYSWSCKRSYKNGFVWQDLSEDDLILPVQGTEYVLKGSELLDRTPPDRDNHSVSNVKTQNPKHRPQETPICYKGQEASCSSSSKAVVINEAKLPTPSPTQPPPPSIQEDELSPSTRGSGSSKNFSPEPGGRTGPSLVTVSPKPSDYRICKPFQAQDASTQTDTEEKRRKEGSNTRIIGVSTDDRLPEIQHSESQNEQTMCLNQEPEIVKVESSPRPPTFASVPSSSCGKTNTLESLIREEANKRNNLRNMEAEDVFLPTGPKSKATNMLIHLITCGSISVKDRYSFGFVPAYRPRFGDNKFTSPMFANSIVLDGIDCLPESQRDIVASLTKKEVRSRSMLRTKRYTEETGEEISNLKLSSSFDEARNCNMPYWRRDKEKTVDSAQSKCLPRNLKITSCKHSRAHQNESMMSPRLDIRKSSAGPDICNSSPLSSSNGGSKRTIDSSSIKGSSMRLESFRELKDKMIKIEESLLLEPGL; this is encoded by the exons ATGAGGAGATATGCGCGGGCAATTAGCCCCGAGAGAACCAAGGTGTGGGCTGAACCGCCTCCGAAGCACCACCATTCgcattcgcagcagcaagggagAAAGGTTCCGGTAGTGTATTACCTCTGCAGGAATCGCCACCTCGACCAACCGCACTCCATCGAGGTCCCGCTCTGCTCCCCCGAGGGGCTCTACCTCAGAG ATGTGGTCGACAGGCTCAATGTGCAGCGAGGGAAGGGGATGGCGGCCATGTATTCCTGGTCTTGCAAGAG GAGTTACAAGAATGGATTCGTGTGGCAGGATCTTTCCGAGGACGATTTGATCCTGCCGGTACAGGGCACCGAGTATGTGCTCAAGGGTTCGGAGCTCCTGGATCGAACCCCTCCAG ATCGGGACAATCACAGTGTGAGCAATGTAAAGACTCAGAATCCGAAACATCGTCCACAAGAGACGCCAATTTGTTATAAAGGACAAGAAGCTTCCTGTTCTTCATCTTCGAAAGCGGTTGTAATTAACGAAGCAAAGCTTCCCACACCATCGCCGACACAACCACCACCTCCTTCTATACAAGAAGATGAGCTATCACCCTCGACTCGTGGATCTGGCTCCTCCAAAAACTTCTCGCCAGAGCCTGGTGGTAGAACTGGCCCATCGTTGGTCACGGTCTCCCCAAAGCCATCAGACTACAGGATCTGCAAGCCCTTTCAAGCTCAGGATGCTTCAACTCAAACCGATACTGAAGAGAAAAGGAGGAAAGAGGGATCAAACACCAGGATTATCGGTGTCTCGACTGATGATAGGCTTCCAGAAATTCAGCACAGTGAGAGCCAAAATGAACAGACGATGTGTTTGAATCAAGAGCCTGAGATCGTTAAAGTAGAGAGTTCACCACGACCACCAACATTTGCAAGTGTTCCCTCTTCTTCTTGTGGAAAGACGAATACCCTGGAATCCTTGATAAGAGAAGAAGCAAATAAAAGGAACAACTTAAGGAATATGGAGGCCGAGGATGTCTTCCTCCCGACTGGGCCAAAATCGAAAGCCACAAATATGCTCATCCACCTGATTACTTGTGGTTCCATCTCTGTGAAAGACCGCTACAGCTTCGGATTTGTGCCAGCTTATAGGCCAAGGTTCGGTGATAACAAGTTCACCTCACCAATGTTTGCCAACTCAATTGTTCTGGATGGCATCGACTGCTTGCCAGAGAGCCAGAGAGATATTGTTGCAAGTCTGACAAAGAAGGAAGTTCGTAGCAGGAGCATGCTTCGAACAAAAAGGTACACAGAGGAAACAGGGGAAGAAATCTCTAATCTAAAACTATCATCTTCCTTTGACGAGGCCAG GAACTGCAACATGCCTTATTGGAGAAGGGACAAAGAGAAGACAGTGGATTCAGCCCAATCAAAATGTCTCCCTAGGAATCTCAAAATTACTTCCTGCAAGCATTCCAGGGCTCACCAGAATGAATCAATGATGTCCCCGAGATTGGATATAAGGAAGTCTTCAGCCGGGCCAGATATTTGCAATTCCTCACCACTCAGTTCATCAAATGGTGGAAGTAAAAGGACAATAGATAGTTCCTCAATCAAGGGATCATCCATGAGGTTAGAATCTTTTAGAGAATTAAAGGACAAGATGATCAAGATCGAAGAAA GCTTACTTCTGGAGCCCGGATTATAA
- the LOC135624486 gene encoding protein SOSEKI 3-like isoform X1, with amino-acid sequence MRRYARAISPERTKVWAEPPPKHHHSHSQQQGRKVPVVYYLCRNRHLDQPHSIEVPLCSPEGLYLRDVVDRLNVQRGKGMAAMYSWSCKRSYKNGFVWQDLSEDDLILPVQGTEYVLKGSELLDRTPPDRDNHSVSNVKTQNPKHRPQETPICYKGQEASCSSSSKAVVINEAKLPTPSPTQPPPPSIQEDELSPSTRGSGSSKNFSPEPGGRTGPSLVTVSPKPSDYRICKPFQAQDASTQTDTEEKRRKEGSNTRIIGVSTDDRLPEIQHSESQNEQTMCLNQEPEIVKVESSPRPPTFASVPSSSCGKTNTLESLIREEANKRNNLRNMEAEDVFLPTGPKSKATNMLIHLITCGSISVKDRYSFGFVPAYRPRFGDNKFTSPMFANSIVLDGIDCLPESQRDIVASLTKKEVRSRSMLRTKRYTEETGEEISNLKLSSSFDEARNCNMPYWRRDKEKTVDSAQSKCLPRNLKITSCKHSRAHQNESMMSPRLDIRKSSAGPDICNSSPLSSSNGGSKRTIDSSSIKGSSMRLESFRELKDKMIKIEERLTSGARIIIESRYKCDDSEDSSD; translated from the exons ATGAGGAGATATGCGCGGGCAATTAGCCCCGAGAGAACCAAGGTGTGGGCTGAACCGCCTCCGAAGCACCACCATTCgcattcgcagcagcaagggagAAAGGTTCCGGTAGTGTATTACCTCTGCAGGAATCGCCACCTCGACCAACCGCACTCCATCGAGGTCCCGCTCTGCTCCCCCGAGGGGCTCTACCTCAGAG ATGTGGTCGACAGGCTCAATGTGCAGCGAGGGAAGGGGATGGCGGCCATGTATTCCTGGTCTTGCAAGAG GAGTTACAAGAATGGATTCGTGTGGCAGGATCTTTCCGAGGACGATTTGATCCTGCCGGTACAGGGCACCGAGTATGTGCTCAAGGGTTCGGAGCTCCTGGATCGAACCCCTCCAG ATCGGGACAATCACAGTGTGAGCAATGTAAAGACTCAGAATCCGAAACATCGTCCACAAGAGACGCCAATTTGTTATAAAGGACAAGAAGCTTCCTGTTCTTCATCTTCGAAAGCGGTTGTAATTAACGAAGCAAAGCTTCCCACACCATCGCCGACACAACCACCACCTCCTTCTATACAAGAAGATGAGCTATCACCCTCGACTCGTGGATCTGGCTCCTCCAAAAACTTCTCGCCAGAGCCTGGTGGTAGAACTGGCCCATCGTTGGTCACGGTCTCCCCAAAGCCATCAGACTACAGGATCTGCAAGCCCTTTCAAGCTCAGGATGCTTCAACTCAAACCGATACTGAAGAGAAAAGGAGGAAAGAGGGATCAAACACCAGGATTATCGGTGTCTCGACTGATGATAGGCTTCCAGAAATTCAGCACAGTGAGAGCCAAAATGAACAGACGATGTGTTTGAATCAAGAGCCTGAGATCGTTAAAGTAGAGAGTTCACCACGACCACCAACATTTGCAAGTGTTCCCTCTTCTTCTTGTGGAAAGACGAATACCCTGGAATCCTTGATAAGAGAAGAAGCAAATAAAAGGAACAACTTAAGGAATATGGAGGCCGAGGATGTCTTCCTCCCGACTGGGCCAAAATCGAAAGCCACAAATATGCTCATCCACCTGATTACTTGTGGTTCCATCTCTGTGAAAGACCGCTACAGCTTCGGATTTGTGCCAGCTTATAGGCCAAGGTTCGGTGATAACAAGTTCACCTCACCAATGTTTGCCAACTCAATTGTTCTGGATGGCATCGACTGCTTGCCAGAGAGCCAGAGAGATATTGTTGCAAGTCTGACAAAGAAGGAAGTTCGTAGCAGGAGCATGCTTCGAACAAAAAGGTACACAGAGGAAACAGGGGAAGAAATCTCTAATCTAAAACTATCATCTTCCTTTGACGAGGCCAG GAACTGCAACATGCCTTATTGGAGAAGGGACAAAGAGAAGACAGTGGATTCAGCCCAATCAAAATGTCTCCCTAGGAATCTCAAAATTACTTCCTGCAAGCATTCCAGGGCTCACCAGAATGAATCAATGATGTCCCCGAGATTGGATATAAGGAAGTCTTCAGCCGGGCCAGATATTTGCAATTCCTCACCACTCAGTTCATCAAATGGTGGAAGTAAAAGGACAATAGATAGTTCCTCAATCAAGGGATCATCCATGAGGTTAGAATCTTTTAGAGAATTAAAGGACAAGATGATCAAGATCGAAGAA AGGCTTACTTCTGGAGCCCGGATTATAATCGAATCTAGATATAAATGTGATGATAGTGAAGATAGCTCTGATTGA
- the LOC135624486 gene encoding protein SOSEKI 3-like isoform X3, protein MRRYARAISPERTKVWAEPPPKHHHSHSQQQGRKVPVVYYLCRNRHLDQPHSIEVPLCSPEGLYLRDVVDRLNVQRGKGMAAMYSWSCKRSYKNGFVWQDLSEDDLILPVQGTEYVLKGSELLDRTPPDRDNHSVSNVKTQNPKHRPQETPICYKGQEASCSSSSKAVVINEAKLPTPSPTQPPPPSIQEDELSPSTRGSGSSKNFSPEPGGRTGPSLVTVSPKPSDYRICKPFQAQDASTQTDTEEKRRKEGSNTRIIGVSTDDRLPEIQHSESQNEQTMCLNQEPEIVKVESSPRPPTFASVPSSSCGKTNTLESLIREEANKRNNLRNMEAEDVFLPTGPKSKATNMLIHLITCGSISVKDRYSFGFVPAYRPRFGDNKFTSPMFANSIVLDGIDCLPESQRDIVASLTKKEVRSRSMLRTKRYTEETGEEISNLKLSSSFDEARNCNMPYWRRDKEKTVDSAQSKCLPRNLKITSCKHSRAHQNESMMSPRLDIRKSSAGPDICNSSPLSSSNGGSKRTIDSSSIKGSSMRLTSGARIIIESRYKCDDSEDSSD, encoded by the exons ATGAGGAGATATGCGCGGGCAATTAGCCCCGAGAGAACCAAGGTGTGGGCTGAACCGCCTCCGAAGCACCACCATTCgcattcgcagcagcaagggagAAAGGTTCCGGTAGTGTATTACCTCTGCAGGAATCGCCACCTCGACCAACCGCACTCCATCGAGGTCCCGCTCTGCTCCCCCGAGGGGCTCTACCTCAGAG ATGTGGTCGACAGGCTCAATGTGCAGCGAGGGAAGGGGATGGCGGCCATGTATTCCTGGTCTTGCAAGAG GAGTTACAAGAATGGATTCGTGTGGCAGGATCTTTCCGAGGACGATTTGATCCTGCCGGTACAGGGCACCGAGTATGTGCTCAAGGGTTCGGAGCTCCTGGATCGAACCCCTCCAG ATCGGGACAATCACAGTGTGAGCAATGTAAAGACTCAGAATCCGAAACATCGTCCACAAGAGACGCCAATTTGTTATAAAGGACAAGAAGCTTCCTGTTCTTCATCTTCGAAAGCGGTTGTAATTAACGAAGCAAAGCTTCCCACACCATCGCCGACACAACCACCACCTCCTTCTATACAAGAAGATGAGCTATCACCCTCGACTCGTGGATCTGGCTCCTCCAAAAACTTCTCGCCAGAGCCTGGTGGTAGAACTGGCCCATCGTTGGTCACGGTCTCCCCAAAGCCATCAGACTACAGGATCTGCAAGCCCTTTCAAGCTCAGGATGCTTCAACTCAAACCGATACTGAAGAGAAAAGGAGGAAAGAGGGATCAAACACCAGGATTATCGGTGTCTCGACTGATGATAGGCTTCCAGAAATTCAGCACAGTGAGAGCCAAAATGAACAGACGATGTGTTTGAATCAAGAGCCTGAGATCGTTAAAGTAGAGAGTTCACCACGACCACCAACATTTGCAAGTGTTCCCTCTTCTTCTTGTGGAAAGACGAATACCCTGGAATCCTTGATAAGAGAAGAAGCAAATAAAAGGAACAACTTAAGGAATATGGAGGCCGAGGATGTCTTCCTCCCGACTGGGCCAAAATCGAAAGCCACAAATATGCTCATCCACCTGATTACTTGTGGTTCCATCTCTGTGAAAGACCGCTACAGCTTCGGATTTGTGCCAGCTTATAGGCCAAGGTTCGGTGATAACAAGTTCACCTCACCAATGTTTGCCAACTCAATTGTTCTGGATGGCATCGACTGCTTGCCAGAGAGCCAGAGAGATATTGTTGCAAGTCTGACAAAGAAGGAAGTTCGTAGCAGGAGCATGCTTCGAACAAAAAGGTACACAGAGGAAACAGGGGAAGAAATCTCTAATCTAAAACTATCATCTTCCTTTGACGAGGCCAG GAACTGCAACATGCCTTATTGGAGAAGGGACAAAGAGAAGACAGTGGATTCAGCCCAATCAAAATGTCTCCCTAGGAATCTCAAAATTACTTCCTGCAAGCATTCCAGGGCTCACCAGAATGAATCAATGATGTCCCCGAGATTGGATATAAGGAAGTCTTCAGCCGGGCCAGATATTTGCAATTCCTCACCACTCAGTTCATCAAATGGTGGAAGTAAAAGGACAATAGATAGTTCCTCAATCAAGGGATCATCCATGAG GCTTACTTCTGGAGCCCGGATTATAATCGAATCTAGATATAAATGTGATGATAGTGAAGATAGCTCTGATTGA